Proteins encoded in a region of the Tepidisphaeraceae bacterium genome:
- a CDS encoding zinc-ribbon domain-containing protein: MPRNRPRGFILFFGTKPVISAEPGEPLRTHCPRCGQEADFHPKSYRTWFTLFFIPLFPVGAKRPISECGNCRAQFPVALSEMRTDLAAVDSRQSQAAITLFNGLHKSPANSVALNELMSLHASMKEYDAAIAAAGQFPQALDASEHCMTMLGRVYLAKGRPTDAIQWFDAAIDRNDSLADAYYHKAVAHLATVPPDPRAAITAARAARAAGHPGAETVLRDAEAMMR; the protein is encoded by the coding sequence ATGCCTCGCAACCGCCCTCGCGGCTTCATCCTGTTCTTCGGCACCAAGCCGGTCATCTCCGCCGAGCCGGGGGAACCGCTGCGCACGCACTGTCCGCGTTGCGGGCAGGAGGCGGACTTTCATCCCAAAAGCTACCGCACCTGGTTCACGTTGTTCTTCATCCCGCTGTTCCCGGTCGGGGCCAAGCGGCCGATCAGTGAGTGCGGCAACTGCCGGGCGCAGTTTCCGGTTGCGCTGAGCGAGATGCGGACCGATCTGGCCGCGGTCGATTCGCGGCAGTCGCAGGCGGCCATCACGCTGTTCAACGGGCTGCACAAGTCACCGGCCAACTCGGTGGCGCTGAACGAGTTGATGTCGCTCCACGCCAGCATGAAGGAGTACGATGCCGCCATCGCGGCGGCGGGGCAGTTCCCGCAAGCGCTGGACGCCAGCGAGCACTGCATGACCATGCTCGGTCGCGTCTATCTGGCCAAGGGACGACCGACGGACGCCATCCAATGGTTCGACGCCGCGATTGACCGCAATGATTCGCTCGCCGACGCGTATTACCACAAGGCGGTTGCGCACCTGGCGACCGTGCCCCCCGATCCCCGCGCTGCGATCACCGCGGCCCGGGCCGCTCGGGCAGCGGGACATCCGGGTGCTGAGACGGTATTACGCGATGCGGAAGCGATGATGCGGTAA
- the ilvN gene encoding acetolactate synthase small subunit: protein MRHVISALVLNEPGVLANVAGMFAARGFNIDSLVVGRTENPEFSRMTIVVTADDNTLAQVRKQLAKLVPVVNVHDFSGSAYIERDCALVTVTVGPERRSEVVDIANLFRGKVVDVSPESVMIELAGTESKIEAFIELTKPYGIKELARTGVIAMSRGMQLSKEAGASGPQRRLRSINAPAQVALPPS from the coding sequence ATGCGTCACGTGATTTCCGCCCTTGTGTTGAACGAGCCCGGCGTGCTGGCCAACGTTGCGGGGATGTTTGCCGCCCGTGGGTTTAACATCGACTCGCTGGTGGTCGGCCGGACCGAGAACCCCGAGTTCAGCCGGATGACGATCGTCGTCACCGCCGACGACAACACGCTGGCGCAGGTCCGCAAGCAGCTGGCCAAGCTGGTGCCGGTGGTGAACGTGCACGACTTCTCGGGCAGCGCCTACATCGAGCGCGACTGCGCGCTGGTGACCGTCACGGTCGGCCCCGAACGCCGCAGCGAAGTGGTGGACATCGCCAACCTGTTCCGCGGTAAGGTGGTCGACGTGTCGCCGGAAAGCGTGATGATCGAACTGGCCGGCACCGAGAGCAAGATTGAAGCATTCATCGAGCTCACCAAGCCCTACGGCATCAAGGAACTGGCCCGCACCGGCGTGATCGCGATGAGCCGTGGCATGCAGCTGTCGAAGGAAGCGGGCGCATCCGGCCCGCAACGCCGCTTGCGGTCGATCAACGCGCCGGCGCAAGTCGCGCTGCCACCGAGCTAG